The genomic stretch ATTGGGGTTTCCTAAGGGAGTGCTTCCCCTGCAGAATCTGGAAGAATGTGGAAGAGTTCGGGCAACTGGGTTCGTGTGGATGAAGCAAAAAAAGCCGTATCAGCATTTCTTTACTGGGAGCAATACCCTCGTAAGCTACGCAACTGAGGTGACTGCCTACGTAgagaaattcaagatgaaaaaGATGACTGGAGTCAAGAGCAAGCAGCTTCTTTTATGGATTCCTATTGCCGAAATGAGGATTGATGATCCGGATCATAAGAAGATTCACTTCAAAACTCCCGTGGGAATTGGGAAATTCTTCCCCATCACGGCTTTCATGACCCAAGAGGAGAAGCGCAAGTACTCGGAAAGCACCGGAGAGTAGAATTCATTCAGTGGATGCCGCCAAGGATCCAACCAACATATTGGTTATTGCTACTATTCAATATTAATATTCATTCCACACCCTACGTTTATGCTCATCTCAATAATAATATACTACAATTAttgcttctttttcctttcctttttctttcaaagTAAGTTGTAAGTTGTTATTACCATATGTAAAATCACGTTATgcttaattaaaaaaaaaattattgttaaaTAAAGTTATTGTGTTTAAAATGATGTGGAGAAAAAAGGAGAGGCCAGTATTttaaagagtttttttttttctatttgtgTACAATGCAAGATGGTATAAATTATTTATACTGTTTTATAAATATTATGAATATATTTCTCAATCATTTTTAAATACATAAACTAATAAATAACTAGTAGGTAAGAATTCAAGAAGGCTCTAACTACTTGAACTCAAATAGCAGCACGCATAAAATGCACCAAAATCTAGTTGGCGGAAATAGGAAAGAAATGGAGCCAACTTCaaccgaaaaaaaagaaaagaaaaaagaaggatgaTTCTTTTCTTCAACGTTTACGTTGGGTCCCAACCACTCGTCTCTCCGCAACCCATATCTCCAACTTCCCCATGGCGAGAGCCTATTTTTACATAGGCTCCGCCACTGCCACTTCCACCCCGCTCTCCTCCTCCCCCTTCCGCCACCGTAAACTTCCAGCTCACAACCATCGCTCTTCCCCTCCTCTCCGCTCCTCAACCAACACTACCACCCCGTTGACAATGTCCAACCAACCTACCCCTCACCCCTCCCTGGAAGTTATCGGTGGAGCTCGGGACTCATTCCTCCCAGCATTCACAAGCCTTCACACCCCTTATCATCCTTACCCTTTTATCGCTTGGAATAGACACGTGGAGACCATCTTTGCCGCGTTTTTTCGTTCGCTCCCTGATATCAAATTCCGGCGTGAGTGCCTCCGTACAAAGGACAACGGCACCGTTGCACTTGATTGGGTCTCCGGTGACCGAACTCGCTTGTCTGCCGTTGCCCCCGTCCTCATTTTGCTGGTAAGCGAGGAGTGCTTCATCCACAGTCCCCCTTTCCTGTCCTGGTTTTGGTTTACAAGTCATTGGTTTAGTTGCGAGCGTTAATTTGGTTAATTGGTGAATTGGTGGGTTGCAGCCAGGTTTGACAGGAGGGAGTCAGGACTCGTACGTGAGGCATATGTTGGTGAGAGCAAGGAGCAAAGGATGGAGGGTTGTGGTGTTCAATAGCAGAGGATGTGGTAATAGCCCTGTCACCACTCCTCAGGTACTACTACTGTTCCTCCTCGAGTATCCTACTCAAGTTGCaatcttttttttaatcacttttccgTTACTTGGTGCTCATCGTTAATGTGAATCAACTTTGAACTTGATCAATTAGTCTTTTGTGCGTATAACAAAGAAGATTTAGCTACAACTATAATAGCCTTTTTTTTGGCTTGAATTGGACAAAGAGAATTTATGCTACTTTATTTTGCAAGAATCTTCGAGCTGACTTATTTGCAGTTCTATTCAGCTTCATTTCTCGGAGATATGTCAGAAGTAGTGGCACTTGTCAACAACCGGTATCCGAAAGCCAATGTCTATGCTGTTGGATGGTCTCTTGGCGCCAATATTCTTGTTCGTTATTTGGGTCAGGTATTCCAACTAACTTTTGATATCCTCTCACCCTTtcagtttcaaaattttttgtttccCTGATCTAAAATAACAATGTGGCGATGCTAATATGTGTTAAAGAGCTTATTAGGCTAGTGAGGTAGATGTTATTTCAGGCAATGAGTACTTCCATCACAAGTTATAGGTTTGCAGGTgtgattttctgttttatttgGGAAGGGTAGGGACACAAGGACTCTCCCATCTCAAGCGCacaaacagatttttttttaatcataaaTGACGAGGTATATGAAGTGCTTTGTATTCACTGGCAATAAATTATAAGTGACTAGTTGTTTGAGAATTTCATGCTTTAACATCTGCAACCCTTTGCAGAAGTTTGtgggaaaattaaaaaaaggtaaaaagaaaataaaaactttcATGAAACAAGAATAGAAGAGATGCAAGAAAACAAAAGCTCTTTCTTTAGTTGTATATGGGAGGTTAGGAGATTAAAGAAGGtcatattcatttttttcttaatatgACAGCTTAAGCAaaactaagaaaagaaaacctaaTTAGATGGTGTTGTGTTGAACTTAAGTTTTGCTATCTTGCTGCCTTTTGGTGCACCATATTTGATAAAGTTAACtcttttggttcttttaagttccATCAAcgaaattgagaagataaaagcTCTTGTACTTCAAGTCAACAACATTACCTTGATTATCCATGGCATATAGTTTGTCTGTGCCATTTTATGGACAAAAGAGTTGGTGATAGATGGGATAATAAGTGTTCAGGAGAAGGATGCTGAACAGCACTAGAAAGGGCAAACATGCCAAAAGTTATTCATAACTGCACGTTACACAAACCAATAAATGTATCCCAAGAGCTAGTTCTATGACACCATGAAAGGGTTGAAAAGACTTTCTTTGTGTTGGATGAGGATGTGTATATCTGTGGTTCTGTTTCCTGAAATAGAATACAAGGGGCCTGCCCATGGAGCATATGATCAGATATATCATGCCAAGTATCATTTCCTCTCGTCACTTTTGACAGTTATTCTTCATGAACGAAAAAAGTTCAACCATGATGACAAGACCAACTGGGACAAGTGCTGTTAGCAGTTTCAAGTTTTCATGTTGTAATACTGCAGATGTCATAGTAAAAATGTTATTAAATGTCTGTCCAACTAAGAGTCTGGAAGCTTTGTTTCTTCTTAACTGTGTCCATTCATTAGTAACTGATCTATTTTGTTTCTCTATCTCTGTCGAGCTGTGTTTACCTTCCTTGCAATGCAAAAGTCATGACTCTTTCTTAGCAACTAAATTTTACATCTATGCTGAAGAAAGCCACTCACCTTTTAGAAATTATTTCTACTATATCTAGATACTGAGATTATTCATACTTGAAAGGGTTGTCAGTTTATCTGCAGGAAACTTGTTTGAGGTGTAAATGCTTCATTCACATCCAACTATAACTTTTGGACATTGCATTAATACAAATGTGGGCTTCTAGCTGACTCATTTCTTTGCAAGAGGAATTGAAATTCATATTCAATAGCTTCTGGCTATCAAATTTTATAAGTCTCAGTTGTAACTTCTTCTATTGCTACAGGAATCTCGATCCTGTGTTCTTTCTGGTGCTGTATCATTATGCAATCCTTTCAACTTGGTCATTGCTGATGAAGATTTCCGTAAGGGCTTTAACATTGTTTATGACAAATCTCTAGCAAATGGTCTCTGCAAAATTTTCACCGAGTAACTCACCAATTCATTAAGTTTCCCCTATTCCTAATTATGTGTAATTTGGTTATCATGCTTTCCCACATTGGTTCAAGGGATATATCCATTGCCTTTGCAGGCATGCTCCTTTGTTTGAAGAGATGGATGGTGAATACAATATCTCAGCAGCTGCCAATGCCAAATCTGTCAGAGAATTTGATGAAGCTCTAACACGAGGTAACTAATACTTGTGCTGGAATAGATTGTTGATATGCATCGTTACTTACTGGCTGCTTCAACTTCTTTTCGTAATACCTGCAGTGTCATTTGGATTCAAGTCAGTGGATGACTATTACTCGAATTCAAGCAGTTCAGATTCCATAAAGAATGTCTGCATCCCTTTGCTCTGTATTCAGGCAAGAACATTCTGATGATATATCGtattttttcaaagaaaatctTTTTGCTCTGTATATCCCAACAATACTGAAGAATGCATGATATGTTTTACAATCCTATCAGTTATGTAGAATAAAACTGCAGTGCAAGGAAGAATACTGTTGATATGCTTCTCTAAGttttttttggtagttttgGAACTTACCTAAGGAACTTTATGTGGCAATTCAAAAATTTCTGCTTCCTTTGTCATTTGACTATTCCCCAGTCAACCCTAGGCATCTTCTTATTTTGAAGCACTAAATTGTTgatttatctttttttaatgattgagGATAAGGAGCATAATGGGTGGAAGAATGATAAAATTGTTGGGTTTTACTACTCCTGTTTGAATTATGTCAGCCAAAAGTAAAGCAGTATTACGAAAATAATTGTTTGTATATGTTGCCTACAGGCTGCAAATGATCCAATTGCTCCTTCTAGAGGAATTCCTCGTGAAGATATTAAGGTATGCACAACTTTTCATGTCTATTGTCAAATGTTGAGTAGAAGTTggttaattttttcaatttatcAGAGAGAGAGTCTCGTGTGCTCATCTAAAAAACAGGATTGACAGATGTTATTTTTCGGCACTTCTAGTGCTGGCAGTAGACTATTGGTGTCACATTTAGGCAACTATCAAAATGTTTGGTAACTCAATATATTGTTTATGTTAAGGACAATAATTAAAAGAGCGATGATGCAGTCAATTGGTTGTGTCATCCATGAATATGTATATGGCTGGAACTCAGGAATTGTACATATATATGGATTTTTCCTTTGactatgtaaaaaaaattttcaataaagAAAATCCACCTATACCCTTATATGGCGCACGGTATGATGATGATTGGTCTAGCGAAGTATCTTAGACAAACTTTGCTGTTGACACTAGTGCAAAATGGAGAAAACTGAGATATTTGTTACTTGCATACTCTGTTGTACTCCTTTCGCTTTTCGTGTTCAATTTGGTCGATATGAGTTCTTGGACTAATGATGTTTTTATTTAGCTCATCTTATTGGGCTGGTCCCAATTCTGCTGCCAAATATCAGTTTACTTCCCTTTTTTccatgagtttttttttattgtaccATATCCCAGGTGCTGAATCAAAACTGTCATTCTTTTACTTGGCCTACATAGACGTGTTTATGGCTCTGTTGTACTTCATTTATTTTGATGCCAGTTGAAGTTCTCCAGATAATCAGCATTTTGCACTTTTACTTTTTTTCTCAATATCGCCTTCTCAGATGGCAACAACTTGGCTGATTTCTCTTGTATTGGCCATCTGTTTTGTTTAACAAATCCTTTGTTCATACCTTCTTATTTCTCCCTCAGATCATTTTGTACAAAAGTTTAATATTAGAGTCTAGCTTGCTTATAGCTGACTAAGTACTTATTTCTGATTTCCATCAAAGAGCTCTAAATACAGCTTAGATGCACTTCTAAACCTTTTGCTTTGGCTTTTACATTATTTATATAGTAATATGTTTCTATATTGAGGTGATTGGCATtgcccaaaaataaaaataatagatgCCTTGGTTTATTTATGCGGCTGATAACCTTTCCATCTCCTAGTACTGAAATTTTGTGCTACCATCTTTAAGGGGAAAAGATGATGAAATATATCTTGAGGATGAGTATGTTTTGATGCAGGAATTCACTAATACTGATCATTGGGACAAAGGgaaaaggttgaaaaatcttTACGGTTTAGTTTTAAAAACCAGCAAACTTTGGTTATTATTGAAGATAGGACCGTTTGCATCTATCTCACATACTAGTTTTCAGTGTTTTCTTGTACTTTGTGGAACCATCAAGTCCGGTGGATAAGTATGATGAGAAGTACCGAGATATTTTTATGTTATAGGGAGGGTCTTATTGACTTTTGAAACATACAAATTGGATAGCGACAAGGGTGCTGACTGTAACCCATTTGATTTGATTCCTATTCCATTTCTCACTCCCTCCTCAGGGGAGTTTGTTGTTTCTTCTCATGGAGTGCCATATGCTTTTCATGGATAATGATGCCTTTTATCATTCATTATAAGGGAAAATAATACTACTCCATGTAATGTGCTCAGACGGTGTTGTCATTTTCCAACGGATAACTTAACTTGGGAGAACCAATAAATGAAATACAGACAGGCATTTGCATTTCCTTTGGTTCTTGGTTTTTGTTATGAAAAGCATGCATGGTGTTATTAAAAATCCTATGAAAGGCATGATTGATTGACTTTGCTCTTCCTCCCAAAGGCAAACTCGAATTGCTTGTTAATAGTCACACCCAAAGGCGGTCACCTAGGATGGGTAGCTGGTGGTGAAGCTCCCAGAGGGGCGCCTTGGACTGATCCCCCGGTGATGGAATTTCTTGAACATCTGGAGCGTGTTGCTGCTTGCTCGAGCGTCGGATCGGGTGGCCTGCAAAACCTCCAACATGTCGAGGCATCCCTTTATTGATCTCTCGAGAAATTACAAAGAACGGGTACACTACCGTCCAGGACGTCAGATCGGTTTCACCCATTCATTGTATTGTGTTGGAATCGTtgattcatttcattcattatATGCATTTATGGATGTTACCTCAAAATGAAGGATGTGAAAAAATGTAATGGAGATCTCATACATATatgtagggatggcaatgggggcacccgccccgcggggggctctcgaggcgggggttggggcggggggcGGAGAGTATACCCCCCCCGCCACCcgcaaaaaaacaaaaaaatatatatatatatatataaatatatataatatgtaagttaattagttataaacttatgataatgatattattagttagatgtattatataatgtatattagtttgtgtaatataattgatattatcaattatatgaataattatgcatgtctactaatagaatttattaattagttatattaaatttactagggaaaatgacctgtttcatccttcacatttcgtaaaaatattcttttcatccctcacttttataatgaagcaaattcgtccctgatatttaaaaattaaagctattacatcccttaacctaattttcaatctgaatcaaaccattcaataacccagtaataaatttcagaaatagaattgatagatcactcggtcaatttcatcatattcacatgacatttattaaaccaaaaaaataaaaattataacataaaaggccattctttgtcttggaatagtagagtttttttttttggtaaatcttttcatgcaccgatagtatatccgcttgcgaatctagatgtgtatcataaatataaattttggtgtttaaatttaaattgaaatgatattGCGGTATATAAAACtatcagtgtatacaatgatgatgtaagaaagattaatctttcttttttatgttataattttttattttttatttttgggttcattaaattttacataaataTCAAGTAGAGGTAATCAAGTAATCTACCAATTACACcgccaaaatttgtaatcaggttaattggtggtttgatttagattgaaatttgggttcagggatgtaagaacttcagtttttaaatgtgaaggacgaaattgcttcgttttaaaagtgagggacgaaaagaatatttttgtaaaatgtgaaggatgaaaccgatcattttcccaatttactaatacatttatactaaatttctaattacacttaatagaataacatttttttctcaaaaaaaagcacaaacacaataaagaattagtgattgcatttgtactaaaagtgaaaatttgactattttagttatatttatttcatcatattggattgtattcaaataacttctgtttgattgtttttatgagtttcaattgtaaaattacaatgaataataatttggtgatgtgttgatattttagtacttgattatttattaaaatttaattataataaaattatataataaaattttattaaccccgcgggtgcccccggggaagcggggcaaggcggggagcagggcgggggacggggggaactaataggcaacggggcggccccgccccaaccccgcccttTTGCCATCCCTACATATATGTATATCATTTCCGACGAGTCTATCGCTCGCTGACGTCTGACGTCTGACGTCTGACGTGTGCGCGCGCGTAatgttgttttattattttttatttttttatgacAACAGTCAAAACTTGATGAGTAGTACTATCTCAAAACGAAAAATTGCGATCCCATTTCCATCTGTTTTATCCGCCTCTTCACTCTTCTTCAAAATGATGATAATCTGGCACCAGTGCGTGCGTGCGTGTCTCTGACCACTCAGCAGGGCAGATTTGATAATTTTCCATCTTAtcttaataataataataataataataataataacaacataGGGATGGGAAATAGGTTCGAAACAGCATTAACGTTTGGAGATTCTTCATGTGGCAAAGCCTTGAAGCAATGGTGCTGTTACCGTGGCTGCCAAAACTGGAACCAGGCACATATCAGCATCACTATCCATATGATATCCATCCAGGTGGAGATTTCAAACTTGGACGATTTAATGTATGTGGCCCGATATCCCAGCTAAGTTCCCTTCCCTGGGGTTTCAGTTCATGATTTTCTTCCATCCGAAGACTAAACAACAACCATCCATCATCCATGAGCAGGGTTCCTTGCAATTTGGAGGAATGCTCGTCTCTCTCAGTTGACTTTGTGTTGTCGTTGACTCCTAATCGTTGCCGGCTCTTGCAGTACTATATACTCCTGGTACGTGTTTAAAGCATGGCAATCCAACGCATAACCCTTACCCTTATCTTAGCCAAAACTTGCGTGCGGTCGAATGTTGCAAGTTCCCAGCAGAGATGCCTTCTCCTAAGTTTTCTTGACATCAATcattatcctttttttttctttttttttttttttttgggtgtggAAGCTGAGTCCAACCGTGAAAAGTTTTTCCGCCATTGAAAAGTCCAACCACACTGTTGgagcaataataataatttagatACCAAATAAGTAGCAAGCAGTAACACTacaaatttcctttcaaaggaAATGCAGAAGTGGTTAAAAGGCAATAGTCTTGGTGTTTCCCCTCCCAATTTTCTCAATCTCACATCGATTGTGAGTGGTGTGTGTGCGTAGAACTTAAGTTC from Coffea eugenioides isolate CCC68of chromosome 8, Ceug_1.0, whole genome shotgun sequence encodes the following:
- the LOC113781631 gene encoding uncharacterized protein LOC113781631, with amino-acid sequence MASERSFAADQERREGAEVVYGAEACYQHSIQLLEELGFPKGVLPLQNLEECGRVRATGFVWMKQKKPYQHFFTGSNTLVSYATEVTAYVEKFKMKKMTGVKSKQLLLWIPIAEMRIDDPDHKKIHFKTPVGIGKFFPITAFMTQEEKRKYSESTGE
- the LOC113779023 gene encoding embryogenesis-associated protein EMB8 isoform X1: MARAYFYIGSATATSTPLSSSPFRHRKLPAHNHRSSPPLRSSTNTTTPLTMSNQPTPHPSLEVIGGARDSFLPAFTSLHTPYHPYPFIAWNRHVETIFAAFFRSLPDIKFRRECLRTKDNGTVALDWVSGDRTRLSAVAPVLILLPGLTGGSQDSYVRHMLVRARSKGWRVVVFNSRGCGNSPVTTPQFYSASFLGDMSEVVALVNNRYPKANVYAVGWSLGANILVRYLGQESRSCVLSGAVSLCNPFNLVIADEDFRKGFNIVYDKSLANGLCKIFTEHAPLFEEMDGEYNISAAANAKSVREFDEALTRVSFGFKSVDDYYSNSSSSDSIKNVCIPLLCIQAANDPIAPSRGIPREDIKANSNCLLIVTPKGGHLGWVAGGEAPRGAPWTDPPVMEFLEHLERVAACSSVGSGGLQNLQHVEASLY
- the LOC113779023 gene encoding embryogenesis-associated protein EMB8 isoform X3; protein product: MARAYFYIGSATATSTPLSSSPFRHRKLPAHNHRSSPPLRSSTNTTTPLTMSNQPTPHPSLEVIGGARDSFLPAFTSLHTPYHPYPFIAWNRHVETIFAAFFRSLPDIKFRRECLRTKDNGTVALDWVSGDRTRLSAVAPVLILLPGLTGGSQDSYVRHMLVRARSKGWRVVVFNSRGCGNSPVTTPQFYSASFLGDMSEVVALVNNRYPKANVYAVGWSLGANILVRYLGQESRSCVLSGAVSLCNPFNLVIADEDFRKGFNIVYDKSLANGLCKIFTEHAPLFEEMDGEYNISAAANAKSVREFDEALTRVSFGFKSVDDYYSNSSSSDSIKNVCIPLLCIQAANDPIAPSRGIPREDIKGLIDF
- the LOC113779023 gene encoding embryogenesis-associated protein EMB8 isoform X2; translated protein: MARAYFYIGSATATSTPLSSSPFRHRKLPAHNHRSSPPLRSSTNTTTPLTMSNQPTPHPSLEVIGGARDSFLPAFTSLHTPYHPYPFIAWNRHVETIFAAFFRSLPDIKFRRECLRTKDNGTVALDWVSGDRTRLSAVAPVLILLPGLTGGSQDSYVRHMLVRARSKGWRVVVFNSRGCGNSPVTTPQFYSASFLGDMSEVVALVNNRYPKANVYAVGWSLGANILVRYLGQESRSCVLSGAVSLCNPFNLVIADEDFRKGFNIVYDKSLANGLCKIFTEHAPLFEEMDGEYNISAAANAKSVREFDEALTRVSFGFKSVDDYYSNSSSSDSIKNVCIPLLCIQAANDPIAPSRGIPREDIKEFTNTDHWDKGKRLKNLYGLVLKTSKLWLLLKIGPFASISHTSFQCFLVLCGTIKSGG
- the LOC113779023 gene encoding embryogenesis-associated protein EMB8 isoform X4, whose protein sequence is MARAYFYIGSATATSTPLSSSPFRHRKLPAHNHRSSPPLRSSTNTTTPLTMSNQPTPHPSLEVIGGARDSFLPAFTSLHTPYHPYPFIAWNRHVETIFAAFFRSLPDIKFRRECLRTKDNGTVALDWVSGDRTRLSAVAPVLILLPGLTGGSQDSYVRHMLVRARSKGWRVVVFNSRGCGNSPVTTPQFYSASFLGDMSEVVALVNNRYPKANVYAVGWSLGANILVRYLGQESRSCVLSGAVSLCNPFNLVIADEDFRKGFNIVYDKSLANGLCKIFTEHAPLFEEMDGEYNISAAANAKSVREFDEALTRVSFGFKSVDDYYSNSSSSDSIKNVCIPLLCIQAANDPIAPSRGIPREDIKD